The window AGTAAAGTGGCTGTTGTATTTTTCCCAGAATCTGCAGTAGGAGATATCAATAGGAATATGTTACATAAAAATATTGTAGCATATTATGATTATGAGAGAGACGGTTTTTATTCGTTTACTGATGATAAGGAAACCGATGACTTCGATGTAATAATGTTGCTGAGTTCGTTATATTATGATTTACAGTTTCCGTCAGCAATCAAAGAAAAATACAAGGATTATCGGATTATATATATTGGAAATTTTCTTGAAAAAAATGATAACGCATATTTGTGTGATTACGATAAGTACAAGGCATCGGAAATGACAGTATTAGAAAGACCTGTTATTGCGATTGCTGGGGTGTGTAGCGGACTAAATAAGTCTGATGTTCAGATAGATTTACTAAGCAGGTTAAAAAAGGATGGTCTGGACATTAAAGCAATTTCTAATAATCCGGTAGGATTGTTGTATGATATGGAAGTGTTCAACTATCCAACCGAATTAAAGTTTCCAGATGTTGTTTATTCTATTAACAAATATATGTATCTGACAGAAGTAAATGAAAATATGGATGCATGGCTCATTAATATTGGCGGTGCAATCGGTCAGGTAAATAATTTGAATACATACAATTTTGGAAAATTGGCAGATGCTTATCTTTCTGCAACAAATATAGACGTGGCTATCATGTGCGTGAATGCCTTTGTCGATGTGCTAAACTTAAAGCTGCAATTGGCAAATTTATACAAACATGGGATTGAAAATATATTTATTGTTTTGTCTCATAACGATATTGATGCAACCACGATGGATTATAAGGATGGTTTACAGACTTACTATGTGGACGATGAAAAATATCAGCAGGCATTGAAATATGTGAGATCCAACATCAAGGAAAAAGTATTTTCATTAGAAGATGTTCAAAACGGTAATTTATACGAGGCCATTATTGCTACATTGAGTTAGTAATACATAAATGAAGAGAGGAGATTATTGTACATATGAAAAAAGTATTGAAATTATTTAGTTTACTTTTGGCGCTTATTATGGTTTTTCCAGTGACGGCACTGGCAAGTGAGAATAATTATAGAAACAGTGATCTAATCGGAGCAGAACAAAGTGAATTTGAACATGTGATTGCCGAAATACAGAGCATTAAAACTGCACATCCAGAATATACAGAGGAGATGGTCTTAACGATTATGGATGAGCAGCATCAAGGGTGTGAAAGAGGAATTATAGATATCTGGAATGCACTCACAGATTCAGAAAAGCAATTATGTATCCGATATCCCTTTGATGCGCTGAAGGTAAATACAGCCAAAAACATTGCAACTTCGCAGACGGAGAAAAAATTCGGGACAAATGGTCTTGGGGATAGAAGTGATGCTTTCCGTCATGGAATCTGGAATGCGGAGATGACAATTCTGATTGGAAGAGAAAAGGCAGAACTGTTTGCTACGGCACATGAGGATAAGGATGTTACGGGAAATGAGTCGGACGGATATCCGAAAACGGCACATCGGGATATGGATTTACATAACAACGAAGTGGGAAGAACAATAGGAGAAATGAATAGTGAGAGTTCGGAGGATGAAATGGCAGAAATAATTTATCATGTGGAGACTGTAGTCAAATTATCCCTCAGAAAAGACACGCCCCAAATAGAGGTCACGATGGAGCCGGGGGAGGAAAGCAGCTACACCCCAAAAGAAAAGGCTACTTATCAGAAAATCAAAGAGTACGTCAAGGATAAGTACGGTGTAAATGTGCATACCGCTTATATTGCACAGGTGAAGCGTATGTGCGGTTTGGAGATGGGAGAAAACCATCATAAATCAAAGAAAGAAAATCCTGATATAAAATACTGTCCGAAAGAGAAGGAGGGGTATATCAGAGAAGCACTGGAATATTTTGAACTGTTAGCATAAGGCAGGCGGGGTTCGTATCATGGTTGGAGGACATGTGATACGAACCTTATTGGATACAAATCCAAATAAACCACTTGCTATGCAAGTGGCCCCCCATCCGGCTTCAAGCCCTAGATAAAGAAACCTCCTTTGTTATAATGAGTGTGGGTCCTAGACCGCACTAAAATAACAAAGGAGGTGTCCAACATGGACAAAAATACTTTATCACATACAACTTGGGAATGTAAATATCATATTGTATTTGCACCTAAATATAGGAGACAGATTATATATGTAAATATCAAAGCGGATGTAGGGAATATTTTAAGTACCTTATGCAAACGGAGAGGAGTGGAAATTATAGAAGGAGAATGCTGCAGAGACCATATTCATATGCTGGTGAGA of the Luxibacter massiliensis genome contains:
- a CDS encoding S8 family serine peptidase, producing the protein MKIALIDVGVSKTSIGNETKIRHFSLNNGEMVEKYKEPEEEHGTRCFKEIMANKKTSNIQILDLNISDESGTLQVFPMIAAIEKAIDERVDIINISLGLTAYSQELFDVCEKAVQNNIVILSAASHKNTISFPADFNNVICVNVDQKQKEKIKVVGPSTVTVSMKDYIITENEVEFDFSSSSMACARVCGYFCDVLGDDPLNDKSKVLLKKYNIKLHHTDDIYCNNPLGESEIKTILSDSKVAVVFFPESAVGDINRNMLHKNIVAYYDYERDGFYSFTDDKETDDFDVIMLLSSLYYDLQFPSAIKEKYKDYRIIYIGNFLEKNDNAYLCDYDKYKASEMTVLERPVIAIAGVCSGLNKSDVQIDLLSRLKKDGLDIKAISNNPVGLLYDMEVFNYPTELKFPDVVYSINKYMYLTEVNENMDAWLINIGGAIGQVNNLNTYNFGKLADAYLSATNIDVAIMCVNAFVDVLNLKLQLANLYKHGIENIFIVLSHNDIDATTMDYKDGLQTYYVDDEKYQQALKYVRSNIKEKVFSLEDVQNGNLYEAIIATLS
- a CDS encoding DUF6973 domain-containing protein, which translates into the protein MKKVLKLFSLLLALIMVFPVTALASENNYRNSDLIGAEQSEFEHVIAEIQSIKTAHPEYTEEMVLTIMDEQHQGCERGIIDIWNALTDSEKQLCIRYPFDALKVNTAKNIATSQTEKKFGTNGLGDRSDAFRHGIWNAEMTILIGREKAELFATAHEDKDVTGNESDGYPKTAHRDMDLHNNEVGRTIGEMNSESSEDEMAEIIYHVETVVKLSLRKDTPQIEVTMEPGEESSYTPKEKATYQKIKEYVKDKYGVNVHTAYIAQVKRMCGLEMGENHHKSKKENPDIKYCPKEKEGYIREALEYFELLA